The segment ATCGGCGTGGTACACCTGCACCCGGTTGCGCCCCTTTTCCTTGGCCATGTAGCAGGCCATGTCTGCTGCCCGCAGCGACGCCTCGAGGGTGCCGGGGGCCTGGGCGATATGCACCAGGCCGATGCTGACGGTGGTCACGAACGGCCGCCCTTTCCACACGAAATGCAGGCTTTGGACCGTCTGGCGTAGCTGCTCGGCAATCCGCTCGGCCTGCTCGGACGGGCAGTTCTCAAGCAGCACGCCAAACTCATCGCCCCCTAGCCGCGCCAGGGTGTCGCCTTCACGCAGGCCCGATTGCAGCACGGCGCAGATGTGCCGAAGCAGCTCGTCCCCGGCGGCATGCCCACAGGTATCGTTGACCAGCTTGAACTGGTCCAGGTCCAGGAACATCAGCGAATGCCGCCCAGGCTGGCGCGCCAGCGCATTGAGCGCCTGCTCCAGTCGGTATTCGAACTCGCGACGGTTGGCCAGGCCGGTCAGTGCATCGTGCGTGGCCTGCCAGGAGAGGTTGGCGATGTACTGGCGCTCCTGGGTCATGTCGTGCAGCACCAGCACGATGCCATTGACCTGCCCGTCGTTGACGATGGACGAGCCCACCAGATTGATCGACACCGTACTGCCGTCCAGGCGCTGAATCAGCCGCGCATGTTCGGCGCCGCCTTTCAAACTGCCACTGAGCACCTGTTCCACCAGGCTGCGGCCCTCGTCCACATCGTGCTCGTCCACCAGGGTAAACAGTGCAGACAACGGCAGGCCCAGCGCCTGGCCGGCCTGCCAGTGGGTCAGTTGCTCGGCCGCCGGGTTCATGTAGCCGATCAAGCCCTCCACATCCGTGGTGATCACCGCATCACCAATAGCCTGCAGGGTGATCTGTGCCCGCTCTTTTTCCTCCTGCAGCGCGTTGGCAAACGCCTGGCGCTGGGCCAGCAGTTTGCTGGAGCGCCGCCAGGCGATGGTGATCAGGATCATCGCGGTCAGCAGGTTGGTGATCAGCAGTACCCGCAGCAAGACACGCGACCCCTCGCCCAGGGCATCGCTGAACGCCTTGGCAGCCGGCGTCACCCCCTCGTTGATGGTGGCAATGCGGCTTTTCCAGGCACGGATCACCTGCTCATCGACCGGCCCGCTGGCGAAGCGCTGGTGCATCTCCCCGGCCAGCACGTTCAGCTTGGCCAGGTAATCGTCGCCGATGTCCCAGTAATTGATGGCTGTCTGCAGGTAGCTGACGGTGCGAAAGTGACGGTAGAACCAGATGATGCGTTCCACGTCGTCGGGGTGGTTGCCACCTTGCAGGACGGCCTGACGGGCCGCCTCCAGGTCCAGACTCGACTGATCCATGAGCTTGCGCGCGCGTTGATCGCCCTGGGGCACCACGATGGCCTGCTGATAGCGGCCATAGGTGGCTTCGTCGCGGGTGGTGGCGTACAGGTTGAGGTAGTAGATGGCGTCTTTTTGCGCTTTGGACCACAAGCTTTCGCCCGCCACGTAGGCACGCACGGCAGAAAGCGTGTAGAGGCTGAGACTACCAAGGGCGACTTGGAAAACCACCACGGCGATGAATGGCCAGGTGAGCCCGAGTAGCTTGGGCGCTTCTTGAGTGCGATGTCCCTTCATGGAGTCCCTGTCACAGAGCAGATAAGGCGCGAATCAACCCAGACAAAGCACAGCGTAGGCCATCTGCCATTAACGCGATGGAAATTTAGGGGCCTGATTTCAGTCAATGATGGCCGCCACGCCTGCTGCCTTGTGGGCGCGGTGTCTGGCTCGCCGGTTTGAGCGTGGCGCAGTGCTGGACATATTGTCGCAGACACCGCATGGACCACGTCAATTAAGTCATGACAGCCTAGCTTTTGATCAACTCAAGGTGCGCAACGCGGGGGCCGAGCTTGATCACCGCGCACGCCGCAGGCCAACCCCTTGTCAGAGTTCGAGGTCCAGCAGTGCCGCCCCCAGCGCCTTGCCATGGGCATCCAACGCCAGCGATCGGGTCACACCACCGCGCAGGATCCCGGGCAGCACGAAGTTCAACGCCCCGAGCTGCGCCAACTCGTACCGGCGAACGGGGGGCCCTGCCGGGTCCAGAAGTTCGGCAAAGTGGGCCGTGACGCGCGCTACCGTGAGCCACTGGGCCAGGCGCGGGTAGTCAGCAGAATCAAAGGCGATTACCGAGATGTTCGACGTGTCGCCCTTGTCGCCGGTACGGCTGTGGGCTATGTCCCGCAGTTTTGTCGGGGTACTCATGCCATCTCCTCCAGATGCACCTGCAAGGTCACCGCGTCCCTGGGCAGCAACAGCGAAGCCACCGCCACTACCTGACGCACCGACTTGCTCGCCCCACCGCCGCCATAGGGACCGTTGGTATAAAGGGTTTCCACCTCGTTGCCGATGCGCACCGCATCGCTTTTGGAGGCGCAGCGCGCCGCCACACGCAGCCGCACCTCCCAGGGTTCGCCCTGGGCGCGCTGGCCCAAGTCATCACCGTGCAGGGCACTGACGCCAATCAGCTCGCTGCGGATGTCGTCGCAGGCCACACCGGTCAGTTGCAGTCGCTTGCGTACGATGGCTTCGGCCAGGCGCCCGCGGGCTACTGCACCAGGGCCGGCATAGGACATCTGCCCTTCGCCGATCCAACCGTCGAGAAAACCCACCGACACCTTCAACGCCTCCGGGCGCGCGCGCCCATCAGCGCCCTGCACCCGGACCTCATCCTGGGCCAGGGCCTGAAACGCCACCTGGCTGAAATCAGCGGTCACATCGGGCGTAAGGTAAGCGGCCGGGTCATGGACTTCGTACAGCAGTTGCTCAGTACAGGTAGAAGTATCAATGCGCCCGCCGGAACCGGCCACCTTGCTGATCACCGCATGGCCCGTTGCATCGATTTCGGCCAGTGGGAAACCGAGGCGGTCGAGGTCGGGCACCTCCTTCACACCGGGATCGGCGAAGTAGCCGCCACTGATCTGCCCTGCGCATTCGAGCAGGTGCCCAACCAGGGTGCCGCGCCCGAGCAACGTCCAGTCGTCCTCGCGCCAGCCGAACTCGAACAGCTGCGGCGCGAGAAACAGCGACGGATCGGCCACCCGGCCAGTGACCACAACGTCGGCATCGGCCTGCAAGGCCTGCACAATGCCTGCTGCGCCCACATAAGCGTTGGCTGAAATCAACCGGTCGCCGAGCTCAGCCAGGGTGGCGCCGTTGTCGAGGGTCTGTTCGGGCCGTTGCTGCAAGGTGGCGAGCACATCGTCGCCGGTCAGCGCCGCTACCTTGATACCAGGCATACCGAGTTCAGCCGCAATGCGGCGGATTTCACTGGCCGCGCCCAGTGGGTTGGCCGCCCCCATGTTGGTGATGATGCGCAGGCGCCGCCGCGTGCCGTCGGCCCCTGTGCCTACATAGGGCAGCACGCGGCGCATGCGCTCGCCGAGCAGGGGGTCGAAACCACCGTGCGGGTCGAGCAGCCGCGCTTGCTGCGCCAGGGCGATGGTGCGCTCGGCCAGGCACTCGAACACCAGGTAATCCAGTTCGCCCTGTTGCGCCAACTCGATGGCCGGCTCGATGCGGTCGCCCGAGTAGCCGGCGCCAGCGCCGATGCGTATGGTTTTCATCTAGAAAACTCCAATGACCAGGGCGGTCAAGGTCATCAGGACCGAGGCCGCGAACAGGAAAGGGATGGTAAAGCGTTGGTGATCGGCCAGTTCGATCTTGCACAGGCCGACCAGCAGGAAGGTCGCGGGGGTCAGTGGGCTGACCGGAAAGCCCGTGGTGTGCACACCCAGAAGCGAAGCCTGGGCCACTTGCATCGGGTCCACGCCCAAGGCCCTGCCCACCTCGGCGACCACCGGCATGATGCCGAAATAGAACGAATCCGGGTCGAACAGCAGGCTCAAAGGCATGGACAGAAAGCCGACCACCGCAGGAATCAGTTGGCCGTGCCCTGCGGGAATCTGCCCCACCGCCACCTCGGCCATGGCCTTGAGCATGCCGGTGCCTTGCATGATGCCGGTGAAGACCCCAGCGGCCAGAAGAATGCTGGCCATGGTCAGGGCGGTCTTGGCATGGGCGTCGATGCGCGCCCGCTGCGCGTCCACGTTGGGGTAGTTCAGGCACAAGGCAAGCACGGTGCCGACCATGAACATCACCACCGGGTCCACCACCCCTGCGATCATGATCCCCATCACCACCAGGGTCAGCAGCAGGTTGGGCCAGAACAGGCGGGACTTGCGCAGCTCGCGCTCGGCGTCAGTGAGCGTACGTTGATGCGGCGTGACGTCGAGTTGGTCCCGGCCCAGGCCCAGGCGCCGTTCTTCGCGGCGCCCAAGCCAGTAGGCACAGGCGAAGACAAAGATCAGCCCGACGATCTGCACCGGAATCAGCGGCTGGAACAGGTCGGCCACCGGCACGTGCAGCGCTGCCGATGAGCGCAGCACCGGGCCGGTCCAGGGCAGGAAGTTGACCCCGGCCGCCATGGCCGTGACGCAGGCCAGAATGCGCTTGTCCATGCCAAGGCGCGTGTACAGCGGCAGCATCGCCGGAATGGTCACCAGGAAGGTCACTGCGCCCGAACCGTCCAGATGCACCAGCAAGGCCAGCAAGGCCGTGCCCATGACGATGCGCGTCGGGCGTGTGCCGACGCGCTTGAGGATGCGATCAATGATCGGGTCAAGCATGCCGGCGTCGGTCATGATGCCGAAGAACAAGATGGCAAAGACGAACATGCCCACGACCGGGGCGACGTTCTTGATGCCGGTGATGATGAAGGCGCTGGTCTGCAGGCCGAAGCCGCCGAGCAGCGCCGCGATGATGGGCAGGGCAATCAGGGCGACCAAGGGAGAGATGCGCTTGCTCATGATGCTCACGAGCATGCACAGGATAGTGGCGACACCGAGGGTGGCGAGCATGGGGTTTCCTCTTCGGCCTCTGGTTCGCAATTGCGAGAGAAGGCCCTGTTGTTGTTTTGCAAGAGTAATAACAACGGCGTTAGGCTCTGTGAATTGAAATATTCGGCAGGCCACGTTCGGAAAAACAAAATGAAAAATGCGATCCAGCTCATCCGCGCGTTCCTGGCCGTGGCGCAAACCGGCAACTTTTCCAAAGCGGCCGTGGCCTTGAACCTGTCGCCTTCGGCGCTCACCGTGCAGATTCGCCAACTCGAAGACTGGCTCGGGGTGACTTTGCTCGAACGCAGCCCGCGCCACGTCGGCCTGACCGCTGCCGGTCAGCATGCATTGCTGCCGATGGAAAAGTTGCTGCTCGACCTGGACAACATCGTCGAAGCGGCCCGCGACCATGCCACCTCCCGTCGGGGCGTACTGACCATCGCGGCCCTGCCCTCACTATGCTCGGGGCTGCTGCCAGGCGTGGTGCAGCGCTTTCGCGAACGCTTCCCCGGCATCGAGGTCCGGCTGCGCGACGTGGTAGCCCAGCGCATCGATACGCTGGTGCTGGAGCAAGAAGTGGATTTCGGCCTGGGTGTACAGGCGCGGCCTACCCAGGGGCTGGCGTTCAAGGCCCTGCTCGAAGATCGCCTGTGCCTGTACGTGCCGCACGACCACCCCTTGGCCAGGCGGACAGCGGTGACCCTGGCCGAAGCGGCGGCATACCCCATGCTGCTGACCGGACGGGACAGCAGCGTGCGCAACCTGGTCGAGCGGCTGTTCGCCGACGCGCGCCTGCCCCTGGCGGCAGGGCTTGAAGCCAATTACATGTCGACGGTGCTGGCCCTGGTGCGCCAGGGCCAGGGTGTTGCATTGTTGCCCGAGTCGGCCGACGAGGGCCGTGACGAAGTGAGCAAGGTGGTGGTGGATCATCCGGGCGTGGTACGCGAGATCGGCGTCATCACGCGGGCCGAACAGGTGATGGCGCCGGCCGGTGTGGAATTCCTGCGATTGCTCAAGC is part of the Pseudomonas parafulva genome and harbors:
- a CDS encoding EAL domain-containing protein → MKGHRTQEAPKLLGLTWPFIAVVVFQVALGSLSLYTLSAVRAYVAGESLWSKAQKDAIYYLNLYATTRDEATYGRYQQAIVVPQGDQRARKLMDQSSLDLEAARQAVLQGGNHPDDVERIIWFYRHFRTVSYLQTAINYWDIGDDYLAKLNVLAGEMHQRFASGPVDEQVIRAWKSRIATINEGVTPAAKAFSDALGEGSRVLLRVLLITNLLTAMILITIAWRRSSKLLAQRQAFANALQEEKERAQITLQAIGDAVITTDVEGLIGYMNPAAEQLTHWQAGQALGLPLSALFTLVDEHDVDEGRSLVEQVLSGSLKGGAEHARLIQRLDGSTVSINLVGSSIVNDGQVNGIVLVLHDMTQERQYIANLSWQATHDALTGLANRREFEYRLEQALNALARQPGRHSLMFLDLDQFKLVNDTCGHAAGDELLRHICAVLQSGLREGDTLARLGGDEFGVLLENCPSEQAERIAEQLRQTVQSLHFVWKGRPFVTTVSIGLVHIAQAPGTLEASLRAADMACYMAKEKGRNRVQVYHADDSELSIRFGEMAWIQRLHVALEENRFCLYAQEIAPLKAFEGPGHIEILLRLHDESGRTILPNSFIPAAERYGLITALDRWVVRNVFIIIRQCLDAGHQGPLSTCAINLSGASIGDDKFLEYLQRLFAEYAIPPRMICFEITETSAIANLGSAIRFINELKGLGCRFSLDDFCAGMSSFAYLKHLPVDFLKIDGSFVKDMLDDPVNRAMVEVINHIGHVMGKRTIAEFVETPMIEQALQEIGVDYAQGYLIERPQVFTCDSLHRQRIAARPLLQRAPGTFR
- a CDS encoding acyclic terpene utilization AtuA family protein; this translates as MKTIRIGAGAGYSGDRIEPAIELAQQGELDYLVFECLAERTIALAQQARLLDPHGGFDPLLGERMRRVLPYVGTGADGTRRRLRIITNMGAANPLGAASEIRRIAAELGMPGIKVAALTGDDVLATLQQRPEQTLDNGATLAELGDRLISANAYVGAAGIVQALQADADVVVTGRVADPSLFLAPQLFEFGWREDDWTLLGRGTLVGHLLECAGQISGGYFADPGVKEVPDLDRLGFPLAEIDATGHAVISKVAGSGGRIDTSTCTEQLLYEVHDPAAYLTPDVTADFSQVAFQALAQDEVRVQGADGRARPEALKVSVGFLDGWIGEGQMSYAGPGAVARGRLAEAIVRKRLQLTGVACDDIRSELIGVSALHGDDLGQRAQGEPWEVRLRVAARCASKSDAVRIGNEVETLYTNGPYGGGGASKSVRQVVAVASLLLPRDAVTLQVHLEEMA
- a CDS encoding CitMHS family transporter encodes the protein MLATLGVATILCMLVSIMSKRISPLVALIALPIIAALLGGFGLQTSAFIITGIKNVAPVVGMFVFAILFFGIMTDAGMLDPIIDRILKRVGTRPTRIVMGTALLALLVHLDGSGAVTFLVTIPAMLPLYTRLGMDKRILACVTAMAAGVNFLPWTGPVLRSSAALHVPVADLFQPLIPVQIVGLIFVFACAYWLGRREERRLGLGRDQLDVTPHQRTLTDAERELRKSRLFWPNLLLTLVVMGIMIAGVVDPVVMFMVGTVLALCLNYPNVDAQRARIDAHAKTALTMASILLAAGVFTGIMQGTGMLKAMAEVAVGQIPAGHGQLIPAVVGFLSMPLSLLFDPDSFYFGIMPVVAEVGRALGVDPMQVAQASLLGVHTTGFPVSPLTPATFLLVGLCKIELADHQRFTIPFLFAASVLMTLTALVIGVF
- a CDS encoding LysR family transcriptional regulator, producing the protein MKNAIQLIRAFLAVAQTGNFSKAAVALNLSPSALTVQIRQLEDWLGVTLLERSPRHVGLTAAGQHALLPMEKLLLDLDNIVEAARDHATSRRGVLTIAALPSLCSGLLPGVVQRFRERFPGIEVRLRDVVAQRIDTLVLEQEVDFGLGVQARPTQGLAFKALLEDRLCLYVPHDHPLARRTAVTLAEAAAYPMLLTGRDSSVRNLVERLFADARLPLAAGLEANYMSTVLALVRQGQGVALLPESADEGRDEVSKVVVDHPGVVREIGVITRAEQVMAPAGVEFLRLLKP